The sequence GGGGCGGCAGTCGCCGAAGCTCGTGCGGAGCCTGGCGAGCAGTTCGGTGAGGTGTCCGACGTCGGTGTCGGTCCAGTCGTCCAGGTACCGGGCGAGCGTTGCGGTGTAGCGCTCGGCGAGCTCTTCCAGGAGCTCCGTGCCGCTCGGGGTCAGGCGCAGCAGCCGCGACCGCTTGTCCGCCGGATCGGGCTTCCGCTCGATCCAGCCGCGCTCGGCGGCATGGGCGACATGCCTGCTGGTCACCGACATGTCGATGGCAAGCAGCTCGGCGAGCTGGCTCATCCGCATCTCACCGTGCCGGTCGAGAAGGGTGAGCACCCCGGCCGAAGCGGGCGGGCACTCCTGGGGCAGCATGCGCCCCATTTCGCGCTTGACGGCACCGATGGCGCTGAGTTGCCTGGCCAGTTCCTCGTACTGACTGTGGGCGGCCACGGGCTTCTCCACCATCCCTCGCACATCGCATGCATCCACATCTTTTGTTGCTTCGGGCAACCATAAGCAAAGTTGGTTGCTGAAGGCAAACGAAATCGTCCAGGGTTGAAGTAAAGGGGCTCAAAAGTCTGCGTAGGGAATTGGTCAAACAGAGTGATGTCACGCGCAAAAGTGCAGGTGGGGCGGTAGGTGTCGGCCCCTGGCCGATACCGGTCGGTAGCGGGACACCCCCAGACGACCCGCCCGCGCCCCCGTCCACACCCCGTACCCGGCCCGACCCCGCTCCGTAGGCAGCCTCCCGAGC is a genomic window of Streptomyces sp. Edi2 containing:
- a CDS encoding MarR family transcriptional regulator, which translates into the protein MAAHSQYEELARQLSAIGAVKREMGRMLPQECPPASAGVLTLLDRHGEMRMSQLAELLAIDMSVTSRHVAHAAERGWIERKPDPADKRSRLLRLTPSGTELLEELAERYTATLARYLDDWTDTDVGHLTELLARLRTSFGDCRPRAHHDSTTRTPAG